GCTTAACAGCGATTTACCAGAAAGCCGAGGGTCTTCTAAATGAAACCTAACCGCAGGTAACATTCCATTTTTAGAATGCATGATCAATTTAAAACCTTCACTTTTTTTATTTAGAACGTAAACTAATTCATCATTTTTATCCCATTCAAACCTTCCATTTTTTCTACTTAAGGTCCTAATGGCATCAATAGCCGTTAATGAAGAACCCTTAATAGCCACAGGATGATTAATTTGAAGTGATATTTTTGATGGAGGATAAGGAGAATCAAAATAACCATCAGTTTTTCCTTCATACTTTTTAGGCCAATTATGCCCCGTACATACAATTACTTGATCAAAAGTAAAGGTGTCATCATTGGCTAACTTTACTTTAACTTTTTGTTCTTCTGGTAAGTCAACAATGTCGATTACCTCTACCCCCAAATAAATATTAGTTTTAAGTCCTTGTTTATCGGCCATTTGCTTCAAAAGATCAAATTGGGCAAAAAGATATTTACCAAAAAACAATCGTGGTAAAACCCTGTATTCATTAAAGTTTTCAGGATCGATGTTAAATTGAGCTAAATAATCAATAGGCAATGTTTTTACCCAGTCTGTAATGTGGCAAACAATGGTAGGAATTTCATTATCAGAAACATTGGTGATGTGTTCGTAATTAGCACCTTCTGCACTATATGGCATCCCAGAACCAAGCTGTTGTTTTCTTTCAAAAATGGAAATCTCTATATCATCTCTCCTAGCTTCTACAAACCTTTTATACATAAAAAGTGCGCTGGGTCCGCCACCTAATATCGCAATGCGTTTCTTTAGTTTATCCATTCTTGAGCAAATTAATTTAGATGTAGCTGCTAATTTCTTCTCTAAAACCAAAAATTTGTTAAATGGTTTCAACAAACTATCGAAACATCCTAAACAACTTGGTGTTTCGTATATAGCTTAATAAATTCAACAATGAAGATACTCTTAACAGGTGCAAATGGCTATATAGGGACTAGGTTATTGCCTATCCTTTTAGAACAGGGTAATGAAGTTGTTTGCATGGTTAGAGATAAACGCAGATTTGCAACTGAAAGCGAGTTTGGGCACCAAGTGAAAATAATTGATGGAGATTTGCTTAAGCCTGAATCTTTAGAAAACATACCAAAAGATATACAAATTGCCTATTATCTTGTTCATTCTATGTCTGGTAGTGGAGACTTTGCTGATTTAGAATTAAAATCTGCCCAAAATTTTGTTAGCGCCATACAAAAGACAAACTGTAAACAAATTATTTATTTAACTGGAATTGTTAACGATGAACAACTATCTAAGCATTTAAGCTCAAGACTAGCAGTTGAAGAAGAGTTGAAACAATCTGGCATAGCTTACACTATTTTACGAGCTGCCATTATTATTGGGTCTGGCTCTGCTTCCTTTGAAATTATTAGAGATTTAGCAGAAAAACTACCTGTTATGATTGCCCCCAAATGGGTAAGAACAAAATGCCAACCAATTGCCATTAGAGATGTTTTAGCTTATTTGAGCGAAGTAAGAGCAAATGAAAAAGCCTACAACCAAGTATTTGATATTGGTGGACCTGATATTTTAACTTACAAACAAATGCTGCTCCAATATGCAGAATCTAGGAATCTCAAAAGATGGATTATAACTGTCCCTGTTTTAACGCCTAAACTATCTTCCTTATGGCTTAATTTAGTAACCGCTGTTCCTTATTCTTTAGCCAGAAGTTTGGTTGACAGTATGAAGAATGAAGTAATTTGCCAAACCGATCACATTAAAAATGTGGTACCTAGAAAATGTTTAACCTATAAGGAAGCACTTAAATTAGCTTTTGAAAAAATAGAACAGAATTCAATAGTAAGTAGCTGGAAAGATGCATTAAATAGAGGTTACTTGGAAACTTCGTTTATGGATCAAATTAAAGTTCCACAAAACGGCACTTTAGAATATAAAGTTAAAATGCCATTTGAGCGCAAAGCGGAAGAAGTTTTCGAGAACATTTGGGGCATAGGTGGTAATAGAGGTTGGTATTATTTAGATTGGCTGTGGAGTTTACGGGGTTTTTTAGATAAATTGTTTGGAGGTGTAGGCACAAGACGCGGTCGCACAAGCAATACCAGTTTACAAGCTGGTGATGTATTGGACTTTTGGAGAGTTTTGTTAGCCGACCAGACTAATAAGAGATTATTGCTTTATGCAGAAATGAAAGTACCAGGCGAAGCTTGGTTAGAATTAAAAATCATCCAATTTCACGACAAATCTTATTTATCTCAAATTGCCACCTTCAGACCAAACGGTTTGTGGGGCAGAATGTATTGGTATGCCATGTTCCCATTTCATTTGGTATTATTTAAGGGAATGGCTAAACAGATTACGCAGTATAAACCTGCCAGTAGGAAAATATTTTAATTTCTCATCCATTACAAAAAACAGTCGCATTCATCCTTTCCGCCTAAATCAATTATTTTTTTTAAAATTTCCTTGTCAGTACCGCGATAACGGACAGCTGATATGCAAGATACTGCTAAAGCATTAATAGCTCTTTCCGTTTCCTCTTCGCTTTCAGGTTGTTTCTTAAAATAACACCCAAATTCGCCCATTTCCATTAAGTCAGGTGCTTCCGCTTCTGGTGCACCACACAGTGTGCATGAGTCACACTGAACATAAAAGTCACCAAGGAACATTATTAGAATCTGGCGTGGTATTTTTTGCTTCAGATTTTTTAAAGTCACCAAGGAACATTATTAGAATCTGGTGTGGTATTTTTTGCTTCAGATTTTTTAAAAAGTCCGAAGATTTTTTCGAATAGATTCATATTTTTCTAGCAATCTGTTTCCTCCCAAGACCGAAAAGGTTTGTCATTCAGACTTGTTCCGATCCGATAGCTATCGGATTTACATCGGTAGCACAGCAGCCTGTCCCGACTTCTTCGGGAAAGAATCTATTTTGTGAATTTCACTCATAATTTCTCCAAAACTGGAATGACAAAGCTTAATTCACTACAACTCTCTTACCCAAATATTTCTAAAGCTAATTGGTTCGCTTGGATCGCCGTGAGATTGTAACTTAATTGGACTGGCACCATGAGCCTTTGAATAACTAGGTTTGCCTACATATACCGTTGGACCAGTTAATTCGAAGTTATTTTGCACCAACACACCATTAAATAAAACCGTAACTCTTGCTGCGCTTTTTAAAGTTCCATCCTGGTTAAATACCGGAGCAGTCCAAATTACATCATAAGTTTGCCATTCGCCTGGTTTTTTATTGGCATTTACCAAAGGTGTAGTTTGTTTGTAAACACTAGCCGCTTGTCCGTTTGTATAAGTTTTGTTATTATATGAATCCATGATCTGTACTTCATATCCCGCATCACCAGGGCCAATTGAGGCTAAAAACAAACCACTATTACCACGATTTTGTCCTGTTCCTGTTATGTTACTTGGAATTAACCATTCTAAATGCAACTGGTAATTATTAAATGCCTTTTTGGTTTCAATATTTCCAGTTTTTTTGTCAACTGTTACAATGCCATCTTTCACAATCCATTTAGCAGCTCCTTTATCGTTCACACTAACCCACTGATCTAAGTTTTTACCATCAAATAATATAATTGCATCAGATGGTGCTGCAGTATTTGTAGCCCCTGGCGTAACTACAACAGGTACTGGCGTATAAAATTCAGTGTCTTCGTGTTTTGCTTGCGCTTGTGCTTGCGTTGCAAAAAATGAGGTAGTTAATAAAGTAGTGATAAAGAAATAACGTTTCATGTTCTCGTATTTAAAAGCTGGTTCTATATTTAGTTTTTGAATAGCTAAATATCGTTTTTCTTATTGGATTATTTTAATCGGTTTAAAAAATTATAAAAATGTTGCTATAAATGTGGATAAATCAACAAAGTTGAAAACTACCTTAAACACTTGTCTATCATTTAGGTTAATGAAATGTACATCAAATATCAAGATTATGAAAAAGTGTATATATGTATTGGAAGACAATCCAGGTATTAGAGATATCATAGAATATTTATTAACTGAGGAAGACTATGAAGTATTTGCTTATGCCAACGCAAGCACATTTTGGAAACAGATGAACAACTTGATGCCCGATATGGTAATATTGGATGTGATGCTACCCGACGGAAATGGTTTAGAAATTTGCAATAAGTTAAAAAGCAATGCCAAAACCCACGACGTTCCTGTAATGCTGATGTCTGGAAATAATTATTTGAGCAAGGTAAAATCAAAATGTCCGGCAGACGAATACATCAATAAACCTTTTGATTTAAATGATTTTACCAATCGGATAGAAAGATATGTTCATAATTAATTTGAATTAAAACAATTTTACAAAATCTTTGTCTAGATTTATACCGTATATATCTAGACAAATGAAATTATCAATATCTAATTTAGAGCGGCTTTCTGGAATTCCAATTCACACTATAAGAATTTGGGAGCGTAGATACAATGCTTTAACGCCATCTCGTTCTAGTGGTAACACTCGGTCTTACACCGATTTAGACCTTAAAAGACTACTAGATATTTCTAGTTTAAATCAAGCTGGACTAAAAATTTCACAAGCCTGTGCCTTATCGCCCTTAGAAGTTGATGATTTCTTAAAAAAAGATATAGATAAAACCATTAATAGCAATATCCAATATGAGTTTTACATCAGTCAACTCCTAAAATTCGGAATAGCTTATAACGAACTATCATTTGCTGATTTATTAACTCAAGCTATTACAGAACATGGTGTAGAAGTTTCTTATCAGCAAATCATTTACCCATTATTACAGAGATTGGGTTTAATGTGGAGAAGGGATAACATTTGCCCTGCTCAAGAACATTTTATTTCTGGCATCATTCGCCAAAAATTAATGACTGCTATTGATAGCATTCCTTTAAAAATTCAGACAAAATCAACTTGGTTGTTATTTCTTCCTGAAGATGAAGCACACGAGATTCCGCTTCTTTTTGCTAGTTATCTATTACGTACATACGGATTTAAAGTTCTTTATCTAGGTGATCGAGTTCCGATAGAATCTTTAAAAGATGTAATGAAAAATTTTAAGGCAGAGCATTTGTTATTCTTTATGGTACGCCAAAGAACGATTGCAGATGCTAGAAGCTACATAGCAGCAATAGAAAATAATTTTAGTGATGTTAAAATTCATCTAGCAGGAAATGAAAAATTAATCAATAATCTTTCCTTAAATGACAGAATTAACCATTTCAGCTCTATCGAGGAATTTAAAAATCTATTAATCAATTTAAATCATGCCTAAGCAAAATATACTACCAAAAGTTGCTGTTATAGGATCTGGTTTCGCCGGACTTAGTGCAGCTGCGCATTTGGCAAAGGCTGGTTATTTGGTTGATGTTTATGAAAAAAATGATACCATTGGTGGTAGGGCAAGGCAGTTAAGAACAGACAATGGTTATGTTTTTGACATGGGTCCTAGTTGGTATTGGATGCCAGATGTGTTTGAAAAATTCTTTAACGAATTCGGATATAAACCAAGCGATTTCTACGAGCTGATAAAGCTAGATCCTGGGTTTTCCATTGTATTTGGACACAATGATATTGTTAACATTCCGGATAACCCAATTGCACTTGATGAAATTTTTGAATCGATAGAAAAAGGCAGTTCGAAACAACTCGCAACCTTTATGAAGGAGGCAGAATACAAATACAATGTGGGTATGAAAAAATTGGTTTACAAGCCAGGCCTCTCATTCACAGAATTTATTGATTCAGACATCATAACAGGCGTATTTAAACTCCAACTTTTTCAATCTTTTAGTGAACACGTTAAAAAATATTTTAAACATCCGAAGCTTATTGCCTTAATGGAGTTTCCTATTTTGTTTTTGGGCGCAACTGCGAAAAACACGCCTGCTTTGTACAGTTTAATGAATTATGCGGGCTTGAAGCTTGGCACTTGGTATCCAAAGGGCGGTTTTGCTGCTGTAATAGACGCAATGAAAAAAGTAGCCGAAAGACAAGGCGTTAACTTTTACATCAATGAACCAATTTTAAAAATCAATATCATCAATAAAAATGCCTCACAAGTTATATTGGTTAATAAAAAAGCAAGAGAATACGATGCGATTGTAGCCGCAGCAGATTATCACCATGTGGAAAATGTTTTACTAGGTGATGATTACAGAAACTACGATGAAAAATATTGGGACAAACGATTATTGGCGCCATCTAGCCTGATTTTCTACTTAGGTGTAACCAAAAAAATAAGTAAGCTCGATCACCATAATTTGTTTTTTGATGAAGATTTAAAAGTTCATGAAGATGAAATATATCAAAATCCGCAATGGCCTAGCAAACCGCTATTTTACGTTTGCTGTACTTCTAAGACTGATGCTAAGGTTGCCCCCGAAGGCCACGAAAACATTTTTATACTCATGCCGCTCGCCACTGGCTTAACAGACACAGAAGAGTTAAGGGAGCAGTACTTCGATATGATCATGGAGAGGTTAGAAAAACACACTTCAGAATCTATTAGACCACATATAGACTATAAAAAAAGCTACTGCATAAATGACTTTGTTAAAGATTACAATTCTTACAAAGGCAATGCATACGGTTTAGCCAATACATTAATGCAAACCGCAAACCTTAAACCATCTATTAAAAATAAAAAGCTCAATAATTTATTTTATGCCGGACAGCTTACGGTTCCTGGACCAGGAGTTCCTCCTTCCATTATCTCTGGAAAAGTGGCTGCCTTACAAATCAGAAACTACATCAATAACTCATGAAAGCCATTTTTGACAATTTATCTGCCGAATGCAGTAAGTTAACTACCCTTCGTTATAGCACAAGTTTTTCATTAGGAATTTACTTTCTCAATAAAAAGCTAAGGCAGCCTATTTACGCTATTTACGGCTTTGTTCGCTTAGCTGATGAAATAGTAGATAGTTTCCATGATTACGACAAAGATTTTCTCCTTAAAAAATTCAAGAATGACTGTTACGAAGCAATAGACCAAGGAATTAGTTTAAATCCAATATTAAATTCATTTCAACAAGTAGTTAATGAATATGAAATTGATAGGGAACTAATTGATTTATTTCTGCAGAGCATGGAGATGGACTTAAATTACCAAACTTATTCTTCAGATAAGTACGACCAATATATTTTAGGATCTGCCCAAGTAGTTGGCTTAATGTGCTTAAGGGTTTTTACAGATAAGAATACACCAGACTATGAG
The sequence above is drawn from the Pedobacter frigiditerrae genome and encodes:
- a CDS encoding response regulator → MKKCIYVLEDNPGIRDIIEYLLTEEDYEVFAYANASTFWKQMNNLMPDMVILDVMLPDGNGLEICNKLKSNAKTHDVPVMLMSGNNYLSKVKSKCPADEYINKPFDLNDFTNRIERYVHN
- a CDS encoding DUF1080 domain-containing protein — translated: MKRYFFITTLLTTSFFATQAQAQAKHEDTEFYTPVPVVVTPGATNTAAPSDAIILFDGKNLDQWVSVNDKGAAKWIVKDGIVTVDKKTGNIETKKAFNNYQLHLEWLIPSNITGTGQNRGNSGLFLASIGPGDAGYEVQIMDSYNNKTYTNGQAASVYKQTTPLVNANKKPGEWQTYDVIWTAPVFNQDGTLKSAARVTVLFNGVLVQNNFELTGPTVYVGKPSYSKAHGASPIKLQSHGDPSEPISFRNIWVREL
- a CDS encoding phytoene/squalene synthase family protein encodes the protein MKAIFDNLSAECSKLTTLRYSTSFSLGIYFLNKKLRQPIYAIYGFVRLADEIVDSFHDYDKDFLLKKFKNDCYEAIDQGISLNPILNSFQQVVNEYEIDRELIDLFLQSMEMDLNYQTYSSDKYDQYILGSAQVVGLMCLRVFTDKNTPDYERLKDSAMMLGSAFQKVNFLRDINADYNLLNRTYFPNVNLSQFSNVEKKQIEEDIESEFKAALQGIKQLPKPAKSGVYLAYIYYLELFKKIKRTSAEKVMNKRIRISNGHKFGLMCDSLIRYKMNVL
- a CDS encoding MerR family transcriptional regulator; this encodes MKLSISNLERLSGIPIHTIRIWERRYNALTPSRSSGNTRSYTDLDLKRLLDISSLNQAGLKISQACALSPLEVDDFLKKDIDKTINSNIQYEFYISQLLKFGIAYNELSFADLLTQAITEHGVEVSYQQIIYPLLQRLGLMWRRDNICPAQEHFISGIIRQKLMTAIDSIPLKIQTKSTWLLFLPEDEAHEIPLLFASYLLRTYGFKVLYLGDRVPIESLKDVMKNFKAEHLLFFMVRQRTIADARSYIAAIENNFSDVKIHLAGNEKLINNLSLNDRINHFSSIEEFKNLLINLNHA
- a CDS encoding phytoene desaturase family protein produces the protein MPKQNILPKVAVIGSGFAGLSAAAHLAKAGYLVDVYEKNDTIGGRARQLRTDNGYVFDMGPSWYWMPDVFEKFFNEFGYKPSDFYELIKLDPGFSIVFGHNDIVNIPDNPIALDEIFESIEKGSSKQLATFMKEAEYKYNVGMKKLVYKPGLSFTEFIDSDIITGVFKLQLFQSFSEHVKKYFKHPKLIALMEFPILFLGATAKNTPALYSLMNYAGLKLGTWYPKGGFAAVIDAMKKVAERQGVNFYINEPILKINIINKNASQVILVNKKAREYDAIVAAADYHHVENVLLGDDYRNYDEKYWDKRLLAPSSLIFYLGVTKKISKLDHHNLFFDEDLKVHEDEIYQNPQWPSKPLFYVCCTSKTDAKVAPEGHENIFILMPLATGLTDTEELREQYFDMIMERLEKHTSESIRPHIDYKKSYCINDFVKDYNSYKGNAYGLANTLMQTANLKPSIKNKKLNNLFYAGQLTVPGPGVPPSIISGKVAALQIRNYINNS
- a CDS encoding SDR family oxidoreductase codes for the protein MKILLTGANGYIGTRLLPILLEQGNEVVCMVRDKRRFATESEFGHQVKIIDGDLLKPESLENIPKDIQIAYYLVHSMSGSGDFADLELKSAQNFVSAIQKTNCKQIIYLTGIVNDEQLSKHLSSRLAVEEELKQSGIAYTILRAAIIIGSGSASFEIIRDLAEKLPVMIAPKWVRTKCQPIAIRDVLAYLSEVRANEKAYNQVFDIGGPDILTYKQMLLQYAESRNLKRWIITVPVLTPKLSSLWLNLVTAVPYSLARSLVDSMKNEVICQTDHIKNVVPRKCLTYKEALKLAFEKIEQNSIVSSWKDALNRGYLETSFMDQIKVPQNGTLEYKVKMPFERKAEEVFENIWGIGGNRGWYYLDWLWSLRGFLDKLFGGVGTRRGRTSNTSLQAGDVLDFWRVLLADQTNKRLLLYAEMKVPGEAWLELKIIQFHDKSYLSQIATFRPNGLWGRMYWYAMFPFHLVLFKGMAKQITQYKPASRKIF